One Drosophila virilis strain 15010-1051.87 chromosome 5, Dvir_AGI_RSII-ME, whole genome shotgun sequence DNA window includes the following coding sequences:
- the Kr gene encoding protein krueppel, with product MAISMLQDAQTRSLAAALAGIKREDMVVDRSMSLSPPMSANTSASSPVASSNGLNTHSLYPSMGLQQAAAASAFGMLSPTQLMAANRQAAAFMAQLPMSTLANTLFPHNPAALFGAWAAQHQQQQQQQQHQQQQLPLAGTHLHSPPASPHSPLANSGKHPLSSPNSTPQQHHLGLGLGEPVKKARKLSVKKEFQTEISMSVSDLYHTPGGPISPPSSGSSPNSSAHEATSGVTAAATAAATAAPAKDPSRDKSFTCKICSRSFGYKHVLQNHERTHTGEKPFECPECHKRFTRDHHLKTHMRLHTGEKPYHCSHCDRQFVQVANLRRHLRVHTGERPYTCEICEGKFSDSNQLKSHMLVHNGEKPFECERCHMKFRRRHHLMNHKCGIQSPPTPALSPAMSGDYPMAAAAVAAAAALECSTNKFAAMCASYGGSEESVDLAKSSLDEEAPLDLSEDGASSVDGHCSGSNARRKAQDIRRVFRLPPPQIVHVASDMPEQTEPEDLSIHSPRSAESHEQHEDIDLDELDDAAALYLRQQQLQHH from the exons ATGGCCATATCAATGCTGCAGGACGCGCAGACACGAA GCCTGGCCGCTGCCTTGGCTGGCATCAAGCGCGAGGACATGGTTGTGGATCGCTCCATGTCGCTGTCGCCGCCCATGTCCGCCAATACCTCGGCCAGCAGTCCAGTGGCCTCAAGCAATGGCCTCAACACGCACTCGCTGTACCCATCGATGGGTCTGCAACAGGCTGCGGCCGCTTCCGCCTTTGGCATGCTGTCGCCCACACAGCTGATGGCTGCCAATCGGCAGGCGGCTGCCTTTATGGCCCAGCTGCCCATGAGCACGCTGGCCAACACGCTATTTCCACACAATCCAGCGGCGCTGTTTGGCGCCTGGGCGgcacagcatcaacagcagcaacagcagcagcagcatcagcagcagcagctgcctttgGCCGGCACCCATTTGCACTCACCGCCCGCCAGCCCGCACTCGCCGCTGGCCAACAGCGGCAAGCATCCGCTCAGCTCGCCGAACAGTAcgccgcagcagcatcatcTGGGCCTGGGTCTGGGTGAGCCCGTTAAGAAGGCGCGAAAACTGTCAGTCAAAAAGGAATTCCAAACGGAGATTAGCATGAGCGTCAGCGATTTGTATCACACGCCTGGCGGGCCCATTTCACCgcccagcagcggcagctcgcCCAACTCCTCGGCCCATGAGGCCACTTCAGGtgtgacagcagcagctactgcTGCCGCCACTGCCGCTCCCGCCAAGGATCCGTCGCGCGACAAGAGCTTCACGTGCAAGATCTGCTCGCGTAGCTTTGGCTACAAGCATGTCCTCCAAAACCATGAGCGCACCCACACCGGCGAGAAGCCGTTCGAGTGCCCCGAGTGCCACAAGCGCTTCACCCGTGACCATCATCTGAAGACGCACATGCGTCTGCATACGGGCGAGAAGCCCTATCACTGCTCCCACTGCGATCGCCAGTTTGTGCAGGTGGCCAATCTGCGGCGTCATCTGCGCGTCCATACCGGCGAGCGGCCCTACACCTGCGAGATTTGCGAGGGCAAGTTCAGCGATTCGAATCAGCTGAAGTCCCATATGTTGGTGCACAATGGCGAGAAGCCGTTCGAGTGCGAACGCTGTCACATGAAGTTCCGTCGGCGCCATCATCTGATGAATCACAAATGTGGCATTCAGTCACCGCCGACGCCCGCTCTCTCGCCAGCCATGAGTGGCGATTATCCCATGGCTGCAGCGgctgtggcagcggcagccgcttTGGAATGCTCCACCAACAAATTTGCGGCCATGTGCGCCAGCTATGGCGGCTCCGAGGAGTCTGTGGATCTGGCCAAGAGCAGCCTGGATGAAGAGGCACCGCTCGATCTGTCCGAGGATGGCGCCAGCTCTGTGGACGGCCattgcagcggcagcaatgcGCGCCGCAAGGCGCAGGACATACGCCGCGTTTTCCGGCTGCCACCGCCACAGATCGTGCACGTGGCCAGCGATATGCCCGAACAGACCGAGCCCGAGGATCTGAGCATTCACTCGCCGCGCTCCGCCGAATCGCACGAACAGCACGAGGACATCGATCTCGATGAGCTGGACGATGCAGCTGCTCTCTACctgcgacagcagcaactccAGCACCATTAA